GGGCTTTTCCTGATCACCGCCGGCACTTGGACGGTCATAATTGCGGAAGGAGATATAGAGAACAATGAGTGTTGTGAGCCCAATGCAAATGGCGAGCACTACGTTCTGGAAGTCCAGCACCGGGAAATATCTCATGACCCACCTAACCCTTCATATGAATAATGGATAAGCCGATGACGGCCAACATGCCGATACCTCCAAGAGCTAAAATGAACAAAAGGGCATAAGCTCCGCGCCCTATTTTGACAGGCTCTTGTAGGTCTGGAAGATCCTTTTGTTCGATAAGAGGCAGAAACCGGGCACGTCCCTGATCGGAAAACTGCCCTGCCCGAACCGCCCAGACAAAAGCGATCAAAGCGGTCCAGACACTGACGCTTACAAGGAGTATCCAACCCATGTAGTAGGCCATTTACTTTTTCTCCGCTTTTTCAGGGGGTTCATAAGCTGCATCGATCCCCCTGGGTTCCTGGTTGGCGTCTGTCTCGGAAATGAAGTACACGGCGACATAATTGCCCACATCCCAGATTTTTTCCGATTCCAGCTCCCGCTTGAAATAAGGCATCGCCGTTCCCGTGATTCCGTTCATGATCTGGTAGTAAAGAATGCCGCCGGATATCCCTCTTCCATTTACGGTCGTAAAATTGAGAGGGGGGGGATAAAGGTGGGGTGCGGCCGGTCCCATACCATCGCCCACCGGACCATGACAGCCGATGCAAAAGCCCTGGTAGATTTTGTGTCCCCTCTTTAACCCCGCTTCGCTGGTGGGATAGGGGTTCGGCAATTTCCTCCAGGGTTCGGGAACCTGTTCGTGCAGCCAGGCCACATTGGCGTCTGTCCCACTTTCATAGGCTTCGATGGCTTTTTGTTTCCACTCATGCTGACGCTGAACGCGGTAGTCTGCGTCCTTGTAGCCCAGACTCTGCTTGTAGGCGATCAACGCCCGGATATTGTCCATGCCCAGAAACGCC
This region of Desulforhabdus amnigena genomic DNA includes:
- the ccoS gene encoding cbb3-type cytochrome oxidase assembly protein CcoS, translated to MAYYMGWILLVSVSVWTALIAFVWAVRAGQFSDQGRARFLPLIEQKDLPDLQEPVKIGRGAYALLFILALGGIGMLAVIGLSIIHMKG
- a CDS encoding cbb3-type cytochrome c oxidase subunit II encodes the protein MKMTPPLIVYGGALIFAAVFFVVVVLPWNTMTDKPSEIFRSRTALEEKGRKLYVNNGCSYCHSQFIRRIDWDLGAERIAQPGDYIVERPHLLGTERTGPDLSQEGGEHPDDWHVAHFINPRYVRPESLMPEWAFLGMDNIRALIAYKQSLGYKDADYRVQRQHEWKQKAIEAYESGTDANVAWLHEQVPEPWRKLPNPYPTSEAGLKRGHKIYQGFCIGCHGPVGDGMGPAAPHLYPPPLNFTTVNGRGISGGILYYQIMNGITGTAMPYFKRELESEKIWDVGNYVAVYFISETDANQEPRGIDAAYEPPEKAEKK